The Ammoniphilus sp. CFH 90114 nucleotide sequence AAGTGTCCAAACTTAGGGGGCTAAGCCGAAATAGACTTGTTTTTTTGTATTAACGGAAGTTTGTTCCCTTATTTATTATAGGGCGAACCGACTGTCCGTTATTGGTGGACTCCATTTGGGGAAATGTCTCTATAAATACCCTATAGGGGGTATTTAACCTTCAAATGTTCCTTTGACTTTTACATCCCCATGCTGCACCATGACTTGACCTCGAGCAATCACAGTGTCTATACTTAAGTCCCTCTTATTAATGAGCACTAGATCTGCGTCACGGCCCTCTTTAATGTATCCTTTTGAAGTAAGTTTAAGTAGATCAGCCGGGTTTGCCGTGATCACCCGAATGGCTTGCTCGATTGCCACTCCTTCATTGACAATGGCGTCTCTTACTTCTTGATATAAGCTAGTTACCTTACCGATCTGCAGCCCTACAAGCTCTCCGTGCTCATTAAAATCTGGAAGACTTGCTTGTCCATCCGATGTGAAGGAAATCTGCTTGATGTCCACTCCTTCCTCCAACATTCTCTTAAGTCCTTTACTGCATTTGACCTCTCCCTCCACTAGAAATTTTTTCGTTGTGCTGGTTGTGAAATCAACGAATCCCCCTTTTTTAGCATAGCTGATTCCTGCTTCAAACAGATAAGGATTGCGATTGATATGTGTAGGTATAAATTGTTTATAGGGAAGTTCTGTGGTTTGAGTGATTTCTTCAAGGATATCTAACATTCTAGGGCTATCCCCTACATGTATATTAACGACCCCTGCTTTACCGGATAACATGCCTCCGACGCGAGCGGCTGCGGCGAGTTTAGCGATTTCCAAGACTGTAGGTTGAGAAGATCGATGGTCGGATATGGCGATTTCTCCTACACCAATGATTTTATCTATTAATATGAAATCATCTTCAATTCGTCCTGTAAGGGTTTTGACTGGAACTTGGTAAGAACCTGTATGAATATAGCAAGTGATGCCTTCTTCTTCTAGAGCACGTGCCTTAGCTAAGAGACCTGCCATCGTTCTTGTTGTTCCATCTGTGCCAATGACTCCGACTAAGGTCGTGACTCCTCCTTGCGTGGCATCGGATAACTGGAGTTCGGGAGTGCGAGTTTTATAGCTGCCTTCCCCTCCGCCTCCCATGATATGGACATGAGAATCGATAAATCCTGGTACAACGATCATTCCCTCGGCAGGAATGATTTGCACCTCGACAAAATCTTTTGGGGCATCAACCTGATCCATTATATAACCTATTTTACTGTCTACTAGGAGAATGTCTTTTCTCCCAAGGTAATTGGGAGCATAGACCTCTCCGCCTTTAATTAATTTTAACATCTGTTTTTTCCCCTTGGTGTATTCGCTACTGTATTTAACTAGGTATGCAAACTTGATGCCAAATAAGAAGCAGCATACGAACATGAGGTACTGGTTTATGTGGTTCTTTTTGGTTGTTAAGTGGATTAATTGGGTGTTTATCAATTGACCAATCACCAAATCTGATTTACAATTACACTTCATTAGTTTTATTTTCAGGAGATGAAGAGGATGCAAGCACGGGAACGCATACTGATATTGATCACGGGTACGTTACAAACACGATTAGCGCTGACCCAACAACTGCAAGAAATTATTGGAGATCTTGTAGAGATTCAAAGCTATTCGTTAGAAGAAGGAATCCCCTGTGTTTTTCACAAGCGATTCATTATCTTGTCCACCCCTTTAATTGAGGATGAAACAAAAGAATATATCAGTTCGAACTGCGAAGTGATAACAGGAAATCGGACAGTGAATTACCAAAACATTGATAAATTGTGGCTCATCCCTCAAGGTACCCCCATCCTCTATGTGAATGATTATCGAGAAACCGCAGTAGAAGCGATCCAGTCCTTAATTCATCTAGGCATTGATCAGTTGGAGTACATTCCTTATTATCCTGGGAAACAAGGCACGCCCAAAATACCATTAGCGGTAACACCGGGAGAAGTAGATTTAGTACCAGAGTTTGTGAGTGAAGTTATTGATCTTGGACCAAGACTGTTTGATATAACCAGCATTATGAGCATTCTTCAGAAGTTAGAGTTATTGGAGCAACGGGGAATCGAAGTTTCTGAGAAGTATACTAGAAAAATTATTGATTTGAGCAAGAACCTCGCTCAGGCAAGTCAGGCCGTAAACCGGATTAATGGTCATTTATATCATGTTTTGAATGGTGTTCATCATGGCATATTATCCGTGGATGAGCATGGCTACATTACGGTGCTTAATGAAAATTTAGGTGATCTTCTTAGGGTTAATGCTCTTCGAGCCATTGGCAGGAACGTCAGGTCTATTCTGCCGGAGTCCATTGTTTCCTATATTCTGAGCGATCATGAGGAAGGACAAGCTTACTTTACGATTCATCAGACGGATGTGGTTGTTCAAAGGTTTAGGATAGAGAATGATCAATCCATTGTAGCAACCTTTAAGAGTGTTCGTGAAACACTAAATTGGGACCAGCGCGTAAGAAAAGAGCTCGTACAAAAAGGTTATATTGCGAAATATCAGTTTTCGGATATCATCGGCAACAGCTCAACGATTCAAGAAACGAAAAGAATTGCGGCCAAGATTGCCCAGACTGATTTAACAGTCCTCATTCAAGGAGAAAGCGGTACAGGAAAAGAGTTATTTGCCAGTGCTATTCATAATGACTCCAGAAGAGCAACGGGTCCCTTCTTAGCTGTTAATTTTAGTGCCCTACCGGAGGATCTTGTAGAGAGTGAGCTCTTTGGTTATGAGGAAGGGGCTTTTACAGGAGCAAAAAAAGGTGGAAAGCCTGGCTTGTTCGAACAAGCACAAGGGGGCACCATTTTTTTAGATGAAATCGGAGATATTAGCTTAAAGATTCAAGCGCGCTTACTCAGGGTCCTACAAGAAAAGGAGATTATGCGAGTTGGTGGGAGTAAGATTATCCCTGTAGATGTGAGAGTCATTGCTGCTACGAATAAGGATTTACTCTCAATGATCGACCAAGGAAAGTTTAGGGAGGATTTATATCACCGCTTAAAGGTTCTCTATCTTCACCTTCCTTCTCTGCGAGCACGGGATCAGGATATTGAACTTCTCATCCATCACTTTATCCAAACGACAGAGTTTATAAACATAACGATACTGCCGGAAGTCATTCACTATTTAGGGCAGTATCCTTGGTATGGCAATGTCCGAGAACTCAAGCATACATTAGAATACATGCTGGCTGTTTGTGAACAAGATGTCATGACGCTGCGCGATCTCCCCGCTGAAGGCTTTTTCCAGAGAAGTCCAATGAAACCGGCAGTAGTGGATTATACTGTTTCACCCTTTCAAGCAGAGCTATCAGCAGACGAAGAAGTGTTATTGTCCATCCTTAGTACGATCCAAGAGCTGAATCATGCAGGACAAGCAGCTGGAAGAAAGAAAATTGCAGATGAAAGTGGAAGTTGGCGGCATCAACTGAGTGAACAGCAAATTCGGCACCGCATGAATACTCTAGAAGAGCGTGGGTGGATCGTGAAAAGCAAAGGAAGATCAGGAACCAAACTCACGCAAGCAGGAGTAGATTACCTCAGAGCACAGAAAAAGGGAGTCCATTGACTCCCTTTTTGGTTGTATCATAATACCTTTTCCAAAAACTTACGAGTTCGATCACTCTTAGGTTGAGCGAAGAATTCTGTTGGTGGGGCTTGTTCAATTAAGCGCCCCCCATCCAAAAAGCAAATACGATCAGCTACTTCCCTTGCAAAACCCATTTCATGCGTAACAATAACCATGGTAATCCCGGTGTGTGCCAAAGACTTGATTACATCCAATACTTCTTTAACCATCTCTGGGTCAAGCGCGGATGTGGGTTCGTCAAATAACATGATTTCAGGTTCCATAGCCAGTGATCTTGCGATGGCCACTCTCTGTTTCTGTCCGCCTGATAGTCGGGAAGGGTATACGTCAGCCTTATCTCTTAAACCTACTCGAGTAAGCAGCTCGAAAGCTTTTTCACGTGCCTTTTCTTTAGGGACGTTTTTTACCTTTATAGGGGCATAAGTCATGTTTTCCAAGACCGTCATGTGAGGGAATAGATGGAAATGTTGGAATACCATTCCAACGTTTTGTCTTACCTTTGCGATATCGGTTTTGGGTGAAGTAACTTCCTGTCCATTTATAAAGACTTTGCCTTTCGTAGGTGTTTCTAGCAGATTCATACAACGAAGAAGAGTAGATTTTCCTGATCCGGAAGGACCAATGAGCGCCACCACTTCTCCCTTTTGAATTTCAAGCGATACTTCGTGAAGTACCTCTAACTTGCCAAAGGACTTATAAACCTGATCGACTTTAATCACTTACTCGCATCCTCCTCTCCAAGACACGCGCTGCCCAGGTCAAGCTCATTACCATCAAATAGTAAACAAGACCAACAAACAACAGGGGCTCAAAGTATAAGAAGCTTTGGGCTGATACGATGTTTGCACGTCGGAGTAAATCCGCTACACCGATGGTGGAAACTAGGGCTGATTCCTTTAGTAGTGCAATACATTCATTCACAAGGGCAGGTAGGATGTTCTTGAAAGCCTGAGGCATAATGATGTCTTTCATCATCGGACGATATGGAATTCCAAGAGACATCGCCGCTTCACGTTGACCCTTGTCCACAGCCAGTATTCCTGCACGAATGGTTTCAGAAATATAAGCTGCAGAATTCAGCGCAAAAGCAATGACCCCTGCCTGTAAGGCAGGGATATCATACCCGGTCAACTGAGGAGTGGCAAAATAGATAATGGCCAATTGCAAGATCAGAGGAGTCCCTCTAAAGACAGAAGTGTAAGCAATAGCAAACCACTTTAATATTGTGATGTTGGAGATCTTGAATAAAGATAAGACAGCCCCCCATAAGAACCCGAAAAAGGCAGATAAAAGGGTGAACTGAAGTGTTACCCATAATCCTCCCAGTATAAACGGGATGGAAGGTGCAATTTGACCAAACTGTAAACTCATTTCTTGTTTAACTCCTCACTTCATTTAAAATCAATGGTTATTATTGCTCAAACCATTTTTTTACGAGTTTTTCCATTTCACCGTTTTCCTGCATTTGTTTAATCACTCGATTAAATTCTTCAACGTTGGCAGATCCCTTAGGGAATGCAACGGCAGATCCTGCGGGTCCGTTATTCGGGATCGTCACAAATTGCAGTTCAGGGTTAGCTGTTACATATCCTTTAGCCACAGTGTCTTCAATAATGGCTGCATCAATACGGTTAGATTTAATTTCTTGTACGATTTCAGCAATCTTATTCAGAGAGACGACTTCAACACCTTCGATTTCCTTTGCCTCTCCTTCCTGGATGGAGCCAAGCTGAACTCCTACTTTCTTTCCTTTAAGGTCCTCAAGCGTATTGAGGTTATTATCTTTTTTAGAAACAATCGTATTTTGAGCTTCAAAGTAAACAATGGAGAAATCAGCGTTTTCCAGGCGGTCTGGTTTTGGCGTCATACCAGCCATGACGAAGTCAGCACGTCCAGATTGAAGAGATGGAATAAGCCCGCTGAAGTCCATGTCCTTGATTTCGTATTCAAAACCAAGTTCATTAGCAATATAGTTAGCGATGTCAATGTCAAAACCTACAATCTGATCCTTCCCGCTAGAAGTATCATGGAACTCGTAGGGTGGGTAGTCGGCTGAAGTAGCCATAATCAATTTCTGTTTAGGAGCACCTTCTGCCGCTGGTTGCTCAGCTTCTTGTCCACCTCCGCCGCATCCTGTAAGTAGACTAATGGCTAATACTGAAGATAATCCAAAGAATGTTAGTTTTTTCATGATGTCCCCCTTAATTTTGTTTATAAATTGTATTTTATTTTTATGCAATTTCTATGCCATTTAATATAACAGGTATTTTAAGGGGATACAAGACCTTACTTCCATCCTTTTCACAATATAAATACCCATTTTAACAACCATTTAAAAATAGATGAAGCCCAATAACAACCATTAAGATACAGATGAACAAAAACACTTGCAAAATATGTCGAAAATGCACTATAATTGTCGATGAGGTTATTTGCATGTACTCTAGTTCATGAATGATTTTGAATACCTCTCCTCACTACTTGCCGTCCAGTTATGGGCGGCTTTTTTTATTAACAATAAACGGAGAAATTCTTAGGCTACTCCGCTTCTATGAAATGGCTGTATCAAGAGCCACCTCAACCATTTGATTAAAAGTGCTTTGTCTTTCTGCTGCTGACGTTTCTTCCCCGGTTAAGACATGATCACTAACCGTTAAGACTGACAGGGCTTGGGCTTTGAATTTGGCTGCGAGTGTATACAACGCAGAGGTCTCCATCTCAATCGCTAGGATTTGATGGTCCGTGTAACGTTTTAAGTTATCCTTCTCGTCATTATAGAAGCTATCGCTTGTAAAGACGCTTCCTACACGAAGGTTTAGTCCTTTTTCTAAACCTAACTCATATGCTCTTCTTAATAGTTCAAAGTTGGCTGTGGGCGCATAATCAATTCCCTTAAAACGAAGTCGATTGACTCCAGAGTCCGTAGAGGCGCTCATAGCAAGGATGACGTCCCTCACTCGGACGTCTGGTTGGATCGCTCCACATGTTCCTACACGAATCAATTTCTTTACGCCGTAGCTTTCCATCAACTCATGGATATAAATTGAAATGGAAGGTACCCCCATTCCAGTCCCCTGAACGGATACGCGTTGCCCCTTGTATGTTCCCGTAAATCCATACATTCCACGAACTTCATTATAGCAAACTGGATTCTCGAGAAAATTCTCTGCTATGTATTTTGCGCGTAAAGGATCACCTGGCAATAGGATGGCTTCGGCGATTTCATTTTCTTTTGCACCAATATGTACACTCATTCCTTACCCCTCTTTTCCCTAGTTAATAATACTTTCGTTGGTTATTGTAACCTTTTTTGAAAAAAAAAACGAGCGCAACCAACGCTCGTTAACCTTTAATTGAATGAAGCCATTCTGCGTAACAGTCTTCACATAGCAACTCGTTTTGCTCTTCATTCCCTTTATAAAAGGTAACTAAACGAGCATTTTCTGACTCATGTTGACAAT carries:
- the iadA gene encoding beta-aspartyl-peptidase, which encodes MLKLIKGGEVYAPNYLGRKDILLVDSKIGYIMDQVDAPKDFVEVQIIPAEGMIVVPGFIDSHVHIMGGGGEGSYKTRTPELQLSDATQGGVTTLVGVIGTDGTTRTMAGLLAKARALEEEGITCYIHTGSYQVPVKTLTGRIEDDFILIDKIIGVGEIAISDHRSSQPTVLEIAKLAAAARVGGMLSGKAGVVNIHVGDSPRMLDILEEITQTTELPYKQFIPTHINRNPYLFEAGISYAKKGGFVDFTTSTTKKFLVEGEVKCSKGLKRMLEEGVDIKQISFTSDGQASLPDFNEHGELVGLQIGKVTSLYQEVRDAIVNEGVAIEQAIRVITANPADLLKLTSKGYIKEGRDADLVLINKRDLSIDTVIARGQVMVQHGDVKVKGTFEG
- a CDS encoding sigma 54-interacting transcriptional regulator, yielding MQARERILILITGTLQTRLALTQQLQEIIGDLVEIQSYSLEEGIPCVFHKRFIILSTPLIEDETKEYISSNCEVITGNRTVNYQNIDKLWLIPQGTPILYVNDYRETAVEAIQSLIHLGIDQLEYIPYYPGKQGTPKIPLAVTPGEVDLVPEFVSEVIDLGPRLFDITSIMSILQKLELLEQRGIEVSEKYTRKIIDLSKNLAQASQAVNRINGHLYHVLNGVHHGILSVDEHGYITVLNENLGDLLRVNALRAIGRNVRSILPESIVSYILSDHEEGQAYFTIHQTDVVVQRFRIENDQSIVATFKSVRETLNWDQRVRKELVQKGYIAKYQFSDIIGNSSTIQETKRIAAKIAQTDLTVLIQGESGTGKELFASAIHNDSRRATGPFLAVNFSALPEDLVESELFGYEEGAFTGAKKGGKPGLFEQAQGGTIFLDEIGDISLKIQARLLRVLQEKEIMRVGGSKIIPVDVRVIAATNKDLLSMIDQGKFREDLYHRLKVLYLHLPSLRARDQDIELLIHHFIQTTEFINITILPEVIHYLGQYPWYGNVRELKHTLEYMLAVCEQDVMTLRDLPAEGFFQRSPMKPAVVDYTVSPFQAELSADEEVLLSILSTIQELNHAGQAAGRKKIADESGSWRHQLSEQQIRHRMNTLEERGWIVKSKGRSGTKLTQAGVDYLRAQKKGVH
- a CDS encoding amino acid ABC transporter ATP-binding protein; protein product: MIKVDQVYKSFGKLEVLHEVSLEIQKGEVVALIGPSGSGKSTLLRCMNLLETPTKGKVFINGQEVTSPKTDIAKVRQNVGMVFQHFHLFPHMTVLENMTYAPIKVKNVPKEKAREKAFELLTRVGLRDKADVYPSRLSGGQKQRVAIARSLAMEPEIMLFDEPTSALDPEMVKEVLDVIKSLAHTGITMVIVTHEMGFAREVADRICFLDGGRLIEQAPPTEFFAQPKSDRTRKFLEKVL
- a CDS encoding amino acid ABC transporter permease, whose product is MSLQFGQIAPSIPFILGGLWVTLQFTLLSAFFGFLWGAVLSLFKISNITILKWFAIAYTSVFRGTPLILQLAIIYFATPQLTGYDIPALQAGVIAFALNSAAYISETIRAGILAVDKGQREAAMSLGIPYRPMMKDIIMPQAFKNILPALVNECIALLKESALVSTIGVADLLRRANIVSAQSFLYFEPLLFVGLVYYLMVMSLTWAARVLERRMRVSD
- a CDS encoding transporter substrate-binding domain-containing protein, producing MKKLTFFGLSSVLAISLLTGCGGGGQEAEQPAAEGAPKQKLIMATSADYPPYEFHDTSSGKDQIVGFDIDIANYIANELGFEYEIKDMDFSGLIPSLQSGRADFVMAGMTPKPDRLENADFSIVYFEAQNTIVSKKDNNLNTLEDLKGKKVGVQLGSIQEGEAKEIEGVEVVSLNKIAEIVQEIKSNRIDAAIIEDTVAKGYVTANPELQFVTIPNNGPAGSAVAFPKGSANVEEFNRVIKQMQENGEMEKLVKKWFEQ
- the deoD gene encoding purine-nucleoside phosphorylase gives rise to the protein MSVHIGAKENEIAEAILLPGDPLRAKYIAENFLENPVCYNEVRGMYGFTGTYKGQRVSVQGTGMGVPSISIYIHELMESYGVKKLIRVGTCGAIQPDVRVRDVILAMSASTDSGVNRLRFKGIDYAPTANFELLRRAYELGLEKGLNLRVGSVFTSDSFYNDEKDNLKRYTDHQILAIEMETSALYTLAAKFKAQALSVLTVSDHVLTGEETSAAERQSTFNQMVEVALDTAIS